ACGGCAACGGCTGGGTCGATGTCGTCCGGCAGGACTACAACCTTCGCGACACGGTCGAGGTCTACCTCAACCGAGGCTGCAGCGTGGTCGAGATTCCGACACTCGACCGCACGGGTCTCGCGACTCTGGTTGGCCTGCTCGCGGTCGCGGCGTTCCTGCTGCTCCGCCGCCCGTCGCACGCGCTCTGATCGACGCAACTCGGCTCGAGCCGAGTGCCGGCAACCGCGCTTGTCGGCTTGTACGGGCGCCCGCCCCCTACGGCCGCCGCGCTGACCAGCGGCTGGTCGCGCCGGGCTCGAAGCCGTCGGCGAAGAGGAGGGTGAGGCCTTCGTAGGCGCCGATGTCCCAGCCATTGCCGATCGGGCGGGGCGTCCCTTCGAGGTCGGCGCCGAGGTCGGCGAGCGGGAGGCCGGCGTCGAGCGCCGGGCTGCCGGCCCGCAGGTGGAAGTCGCCCGAGGCGGGCGCGACGAAGAGCGCCGCCGGCGTCGCGACGAACGAGCTCGCGTCCTGGCCGGTCGCCGTGCGCCACTGGGCGAGGGTGAGCGTCGAGTCGCCGTCGTCGAGGGTGAAGCGGTCTTCGACGGCGTTGCGGTCGCTGACGAATCCGGCAAGGCAGGTCGCGCAGACGTTCATCGCACCGCGCACGCCGTGGTCGCTCCAGAAGGTGTTGTTGCGCACCGTGTTGCCGGACGAGCCGTCCTGGATGTTGAGCGCCCAGCGGCCGTTGCTCGCCACGACGACGGTGTTGTGCTCGACCCGGTTGCCGGTCGACGGTTGCCCGCCGTCGATCTGGTAGAGCGAGATGCCGGAGGCGTGCGAATCGAAGATCAGGTTGTTGCGGAAAAGCGAGCTCTGCACGCCGTCGCCGTTGATCCCCGAGCCGCCGGCCACGCCGTTGCCCGAGATCACGTTGCCTTCGACGAGCGCGTTGGAGATGACGCCGTCGGTCGGCACGAAACCGTCGCAGTCGACCGAGAGGTCGCCGTTCATGTGCAGGCCGTTGGCGTTGTTGCCCCAGAGGTAGTTGCCGCGCACGATCGGGCGGTCGCCCGAGTTCGACACGTAGATGCCGTGCTCGAGCCCCGAGCGGGAGGCCTCG
This genomic window from Holophagales bacterium contains:
- a CDS encoding right-handed parallel beta-helix repeat-containing protein, encoding MGERPAVEVSISRAWARRVACALALAVPSAGVAATYHVAPPPAGSDANPGTQAAPWATLQHAADTVGPGDTVLVHAGNFVGFHLSTSGTLAQPIVFRAATGEVAAITADNAQTPDGINLEGASYVTLEGFRVNGRTRAGIRAVLCRGVRIRGNLADQNGRWGIFTGCCEDLTIEDNEASRSGLEHGIYVSNSGDRPIVRGNYLWGNNANGLHMNGDLSVDCDGFVPTDGVISNALVEGNVISGNGVAGGSGINGDGVQSSLFRNNLIFDSHASGISLYQIDGGQPSTGNRVEHNTVVVASNGRWALNIQDGSSGNTVRNNTFWSDHGVRGAMNVCATCLAGFVSDRNAVEDRFTLDDGDSTLTLAQWRTATGQDASSFVATPAALFVAPASGDFHLRAGSPALDAGLPLADLGADLEGTPRPIGNGWDIGAYEGLTLLFADGFEPGATSRWSARRP